Genomic segment of Eupeodes corollae chromosome 2, idEupCoro1.1, whole genome shotgun sequence:
AATGCCCAAAATACATTCAAGAtaaagacaatttctaaattttacctcataggatctgttttcaaggtatgatttaatccaagataagaaaaatggtggaaaaccaagagccttaagtttaaataaaataattccgtggctaagttggtaaaaagttttagaaaagtcagtgaaTACACAGTGTTCTAAAGCGTTTAAAcgtatgtttgagaatgtgaggagattagtaacggttgatctttttttcacaaaaccatgttgttgttcgcaaatgagattcttactTAATAAGGCTACACTTTCACAGACAGCTTGTTCAAACACTTAATTAATGCAAGAAAActttgcaatgggcctatagttgattatatccgacttgttaccttgaaaattggtgttagaaatgacttcttccatatactgggaaatttgcctgtttttagagaaagtttcaATAAGAACTTAAGGGGTTCAACTAgcgcattactacactttttaatactatcggtggaataccatcgggacgaGCTGAACACTCTTCATTCAACGctgataaaagatcaaggacagtactctgtagcacaggtatgtgactacagctagtttgcgaaaagaagattatgaaaatatacttcatcaacttctacagggctattaacaaatgatttacggaaattttttgcaaaactgtTACAGTTATCAACAGTTTTACCTAATGAAAGGTTCTTtcaagtgaagttaactggaaagccatctgattttctCTGAGTTTActaaattccaaatttttttaggattctctttcaaagaggtgcccatttcagtaacataacaagcatatacaaaattaaaaagagacttAAGTtagttaaagagttcaacataaaaagaaaagttgattggagacagagttttgagataccttatgtcttttgttacgcagtaaacgcaattatttcatgtaccaaggatggctaaagtttgtaatGTAACTccgaaaaatgtttttcaagatTAAACCCACAAGTTCAAAAAACCCTATTTATTTCACTAATATTTGATTATTCCTCTAGTTCAAGTGCTAATGTCACGGATTAATTTCTTCAACGCCAGACTGAAGAGCTCGCAGGTGTTTATTGACCTTTTTTAAGTGGACTTGTTAATATTTTGGTAATAGTGACcctacatttaattttttgaatgaccgctattttgagtttttttcagACGATATCATAATtggagtaatattttttttttattgagtctTGAGTTTGGGGGAAAAatctttcataaaataaaaataaaatcgaaacaaGTATCTAACAGTATCAAATCTATAAATCTTTGAAAATACGCGACTTCAATTAAGCCATAATTGGTCATGTCGTGCGGCCTGATTTCTTATAATCACATTTCGTTCAAGTCATGATCAATCGTCGTCGGTCTCCCAAAAAAGAGTTGTACCCTTTCAGTAGTCAACAAACAGTCATCATAAGTCTATACTTATTCATGCTAACGGTTATGTCCTCTATTCCGTCGATGATTGACCTCTcttgcttttgaaataaaaccacAGAAACAAATTCCAGAGGATTCGAATCAGTAGATTTCTATGACCAGTAAATGTCATCAGTTTGTTTCACAGCAGCCCACAAcaaatgttcattaaaaaaactatgtacatgtcttaaaaattaaaatccatcaaaatcgaatcgaaaaaactgtttaaaaaagattaaaatgcagcaattcgacgtttcaaggccgaATTATTAATCATAAAATCAAGTTCAGTGTCAAtggacatttataaaaattgcttCTTTGCACACCGATATGTGTTCAAATATCGATGGTGACATGCCTGTGTCAACCTATCGTGTCATCGAGCCATAACTTAAATTTTGGTAAcgagcaaaataaaattttaatgtcttcaaaaatatcTAGAACAGTTTTGATAACACTTTGCATTTTTACCTTTCATAAGCCTGCAAATCCGTAGATATAAGAAAAAGTTAtagagaataaaataataataacaaaattaagtcTCACCctgaagttttatttaatataatgtttGTCCATAACTAAaaagttccttaaaaaaataaatattaatttttacagGCTGTATTGGCTTTAGCAGCAAGTTGGGCATCCAGACCCGTAGAGGAACGAACTTTAACCGGAATTGTCGTAGACAGTGGTGATGGTGTCACTCACGTCATTCCTGTTGTAAGttattcaaatacattttttgaccaTTAAACtgagttaataaaataaaatgaaattaatttttaggctGAAGGCTACGTCATCGGTTCATGTATTAAACATATTCCAATTGCTGGTCGCAATATTACTTCGTTCATTCAAAGTCTTCTGCGTGAACGTGAAGTCGGTATACCACCGGAACAAAGTCTAGAAACTGCCAAAGCaatcaaagaaaaacactgCTACATTTGTCCCGATATCGCCAAAGAATTTGCCAAGTACGACTCGGAACCGGGAAAATGGATTCGCAACTATACTGGCATGAATGCCGTATCCAAACAACCCTTCAGTGTAGACGTGGGCTACGAAAggtttttaggtatttaataaataaaataaagtttttctcttaattttaaCAACTACTGTTTGTCCTTGGATAGGTCCTGAGATCTTTTTCCATCCGGAATTCTCAAATCCGGATTTTACAATTCCACTGTCGGAAATCGTCGACAATGTCATCCAAAATTGTCCGATTGATGTGAGGCGACCGCTCTACAATAATATCGTACTGAGTGGTGGATCTACAATGTTTAAAGACTTTGGTAGGAGACTGCAGCGAGATATCAAGCGATCTGTAGACACACGGCTAAGAATTAGCGAGAATTTGAGTGAGGGACGAATTAAGgtaaatttataaagttttccATTTGTTTTCTCTTCATAAATAATATCGTTCTTGTTTCATTTCTTTAGCCAAAACCAATTGATGTTTCAGTGATCACGCATCACATGCAGCGATACGCGGTGTGGTTCGGCGGAAGCATGCTCGCTGGAACGGTAAAAATTCATATACATACTCAGATTGTATGTCCAGCATTTCTTATAATaacgttgtttttgtttatagccCGAATTCTACCAAGTCTGTCACACGAAGGCTGCCTACGAAGAATACGGTCCCGGTATTTGCCGTCACAATCCAGTATTTGGAACCATGACATAATTTTGGTGCATTTATATTGTTTCCCTACATTTCCTGCAAAACACACCGCCCGCCCGCATTTGCATAAATTTCgtttaaatcaagaaaaactaaaattgatcCGTCATTCCGTTGAagtattttcctattttttttcttttttgtattttattaaaattaaatactctATGTTGTCatgtttgttaatttaaaaaaaaaaagaatactttttcaaaaaaaaacgaaagaaaaaattattgctATGAAGACAAAGcaataattcataaataattgttttttatatcagTTTTGTAGACAGGACACACAACacacaaaagcaaaacaaaaatagatagaAATAGAGTTGTAAATCGGACGTTATCGTGTAttgttattaaaagaaaaaattaaaaagaaaactagaattgaaaataataaaataaaattgattaccATAATATTTACCTACTTCGCgcaacaaattaacaaaaaaaaaataaaatgaaaaacaactaaaaaacatTAAGCAAAAAGAACAATCCCATATGAAATTATTTGTAATATTGCAATAAAGTGATTCGATTCGAAGAGAAGAGAAAAGACAAAAAAGAGGTCaatcaaaattaatgaataatattgttttattttgttttaaagttcttGATGcacttttttaagtttgaaagataaaaacaagAATTGGAAATACAATGGACAGGTTAATAGAATGTACTgcaattttgataaattgtcTTAACTGATTTGGTCAAAAGATCGATCATTTGTAGAACAATACTTTTAAGtatgagatttttgctgagtttaaccatcttactcagcttgtcaatgagcctactcgaatatcagacgttaacggtcgagcagaaaatacccttgacttgtttctcacttctgatcctgataagtacacaatcagtgtattgacgcctctaggcacatcggaccatagtgttatatctgctaatttctcgtgtcaaacaaatccagttaaagaaagagctccaaagagaaccgtttggcagtacgagaaagccaactgggacggtctcaataattttttcaggatctttaactggtcgctatgcttcctcggtagcgacgtagactccagtgcagatatgggGCCTTATTATGACTCGCGAGTCGAACGATTTGGCGAATTGCTTAAGTCGTGGTATTATGAAAGGCGAACTTCGACGTTCGCTTTTGAGAACAATATTACCAACTTTAAGAAGTGAAATATGTAACGTCATGACTcggtgaaacgtcaaaaactgaaaattattgttgatgagatatattgtttacaatttggaaaaaagtaaaataaataaaacaaaatatgataagcagtgttgatttattttttgaagatgaagatgaaaacGAAAGAGCGGAGAAAGTATTGCTGTGTAGATTACGAAGAAGTTTAagggacaactccaacccacTTCAACTCCCAgataatttgtaagaataaaatCGTGAATTCTATTTCAGTTTAATTCAATTGTTCTTTTTATAGGTTTGTGTCATTTTATCGCGTTAATAAGCATgcatttggttatattttaaacatcatTACACCAGGATTTAAAACTACTCAAAGTTCTGCAATTCCACCATATATAAAACTTGCATGTGCGTTGTGTTTTCTCGGCAGTGGAAGCTACCAAAATGGTGTGGGAAGTGACTTTGAGCTGGGTCTCGCGCAATCTACAGTTTCAGTAGTTCTAAGTGAAGTGCTTGAtttcattcattaattttaagcaTTCATTACCtttggggcgactttccattaccgcagcacgaatttccttctgattttttttttacagttagataggggtctcaatagaacatgttttaaatattagggcgaggaaacaactttaggtcataaaaaaaaatattttctttttcggacttaaccctacttttttgtattgcattttttgagcctaaaacaagttttttttaattgatagcacggcgcgGCGTACTAATAgcccccctgcttggggtcactacaggatttggggtgggtgcgagtttgggtatatgcaaagcacttttccatttgagcactaaaataaaagaaattaccaagaaaaaaaaaacaagtatggcaacactgaacaaaaaacagggaagaaatgtcaaaatcaaccatttttgagtgttttgtatggaaaaaagtgaactttaaaaattaattaaaaatagaaataaatgtttcctcgctctaaaattgctatagttattatttatttgcacatatctatcgaataaaaaaaaccgcgagtcgaaattcgtgctgcggtaatggaaagttgagccttACCTTTTTTTACTTCGActcattttactttattttcaaaaattattctcaaaacaaaataaaacaaacaaacaaccacCGATTTCAAATTTAACAGTAAATTTCTTCGAGTCACGAAGAATTACAGTTCGACCGATTCTGACAGATAAAAGCGAATGTTCGCTAGTGGTAATGGAGAGCGAATGTCAACTAGGCGATTCGCAAACGGTAATACCAAATAgtcacatttattaaatttttcttgcgACTCGCGAGTCATAATAGGGCccatgatttctagtatgattcatttgggaatggaaacgtttatcccgaatagggttaaaagtattaaacccaaggttaaatcatggttcgattcgagctgcaaagaggttatcaaggagaaagaggtgagcttccggtgttttaaagccaacccaactgaggataaccggaaaaagtttaagcaagccaggaaggcctacaacgcctatattcgaaggaccaaatttttacatgaccaaaaattacggcgaaaaatactgcaatgtcccaaaggcagtaagaatttttggtcatttgtaaaaaacatgaggaattctttctcttcctcggttcctacgcttgttgtcaatgacactcctttagttagctctattgataaagcctacttatttgcaaggcagttcgccgaaaattccaccttaccagatagtgtcacgactcctccagttcttgaacgcgtaaatgattctatgggaccaatcttttttcgtactcgaactgtggcgagagttcttaaagatctcaacattcataaatccgctggcccagatggtatccccgctattattctgaagaggtgttcttccacgctagcaaaaccactgcgtaagcttttccatctatcctattcttctgggctcgttccgagtagttggaaaactgcatttgttcagccaattccaaaaaaaggcgaatcttcttctcccacaaattaccgaccgatagcactaacgtcccttctttctaaggtcatggaaacgctgattaattatcagcttaagaaatatcttgcggaactaaagcttcttaatgaccggcaatacggctttcgtagcaataggtccactggtgatctcatggttcacctcaccgaacagtggaacagatctttacatcgttttggcgaaagtaagattattgcacttgatatttcaaaggcatttgataaagtttggcatcttgctctcttatcgaaaatgcgtgctttcggtatcgacgaatctcttcttctttggattagaaattttctttcgaaccgttcaatacaagttgttttggacggattcaagtctgaaactcataaaataaacgctggtgtgccccagggctccgttttgtctccgaccctcttcctcatttttataaatgatctcctgtctgctacttctaatccaatacattgtttcgctgacgatagcactcttagcttttcatattcgtttccagactcacaaccctcctcttcggatgtggaactgcaacgacaaaatatgattagctcattaaattccgacttacacagcattgcacaatggggaataaaaaatcgtgtggaatttaatggttcgaaaacgcaatgctgtcttgcttcgttaaagcgagataaaccgtctttgccactatctatgagtggcacttgcatcagcgaaacagaaaatcttgacatcctcggaatgtgcatcagcaaccacctattgtggagcgatcacatacgcgatgttgccaaaaatgccgcaagatgtctaggttttttaagacgttgcaagaaatttttttctccgtctgatctggctacaatctacaaaacctatatacgtccgaaacttgaatataactctcatctctgggctggtgatccagtaacttatttaagcctcttgaacagtattcaaaaaagagctgttaaaatgattggtgaccttaacatcatcaactcgtttacatcactcgaaaatcgacgcaaggtttcttgtctcacccttttttaccgttatttttacggactatgctctagtgaaatagccagttgcattcctccccttaaacatttaaccgtaatacccgcgcttctaggaatgcccatcagtttacccttgagcccaacttcggacgtactatgaagtacagagattctttttttagccgtactacgcgaatgtggaacgccttgccacgctctatctttccctgtcattgcaatgttcagaaatttaaaaccaatgtacaccgacacctcttatccaacccttccctcttttcctaatgctcacactgtgtctttggcatattaaaggtataaaaaacccttttagtgtttgctaattataaaaaaaaaaaaagcaaactacGCGAAAAGTCTTTTGAAACTGATATTATAGATACTATCGATATTGTACTTGATGAATTTGTTCTTTACAAaacattggtcgcattcacaaagctagtggctacgtagtcaagagATTCTGATTGGCtgaatctaactacaaaagtagttgaagtTTCctctccgacgtagtgtaaaaaattctgttataaagttagtggagacagattttgacgtttcacaatcagctgctcggtaaaaacacacgaattcaaaataaaacaaatcgttcagtatttaaatacgaatataaatcattcaaattgtgtcttaaatttgattttattgaatttaaaaacagaaaagataagttaaagttatcaaatcaaaaatgtttcttattttatatatatgcaTTTTCCAATAATATGatagttccagattgactagctttgtagtgtagttttgcattcacaaagctacatagttgaattttgactacgtagccactagctttgtgaatgcgcccattatcttaaccctagaaagataacctacgtcgaATCGACGTATACatcatgtgtatcacttatggcctacgaaatatggttatctttaGAGTTTTAACGTTAAAGTACGTTTTGGTTGCTCTGTcgcacaaatttgaaaaatgcatGTAAAAAACATTGTAGAGCTAAAAAGCGCCCTTAAATAAagggtccgccatctaacttttttttcaactattGCTTATTttgtgaatggtaacacttagctcatgactgatttgacagataactGGTTTTATacttccgctgaacgaatatggttgtgtatacgcttgaacaacgcaacaaaaaaaatcatcttttcaaatgaagctcattttg
This window contains:
- the LOC129947024 gene encoding actin-related protein 3 — encoded protein: MAGRLPACVIDVGTGYTKLGFANNKEPQFIIPSAIAIKESARIGDQSSRRVTKGIEDLDFFIGDEAFDATGYSVKYPVRHGLVEDWDLMERFLEQCIFKYLRAEPEDHHFLLTEPPLNTPENREYTAEIMFETFNVPGLYIAVQAVLALAASWASRPVEERTLTGIVVDSGDGVTHVIPVAEGYVIGSCIKHIPIAGRNITSFIQSLLREREVGIPPEQSLETAKAIKEKHCYICPDIAKEFAKYDSEPGKWIRNYTGMNAVSKQPFSVDVGYERFLGPEIFFHPEFSNPDFTIPLSEIVDNVIQNCPIDVRRPLYNNIVLSGGSTMFKDFGRRLQRDIKRSVDTRLRISENLSEGRIKPKPIDVSVITHHMQRYAVWFGGSMLAGTPEFYQVCHTKAAYEEYGPGICRHNPVFGTMT